From a single Drosophila sulfurigaster albostrigata strain 15112-1811.04 chromosome 3, ASM2355843v2, whole genome shotgun sequence genomic region:
- the LOC133840792 gene encoding protein nervous wreck isoform X1 — translation MPQQSMSKKSGNYVKFLKNLHTEQVAKLQLKNQHECDLLEDIRQFTIKRSAIEKSYSEGLLKISSQYLNKKIPNIPDIKMDGMEERWNMWSVWRTVLEENEKLARARLAAIEVFQQQIADEAKVLRDYKLAIAKRSLSGIVNVQKELHLSVGDVDKTKKSYFDEEHCAHDVRDKAKDIEEKLKKKKGSFFQSITSLQKNSARVTSRKELLEEKSSGARNDYVLSLAAANAHQNRYFTVDLQTTMTTMENYVFERVAEYLMLMGRTELLTCSATQNSFGKIRDQAQQLTREYNLQCCYLFYPVLKQHIQYDFEACDNDPVRKVTAEHDSAAETLTKEAKNLAGRVVKENASIREYAKKLALCQSLRDAGQRTDPNDPNGPDLDTKIDEFRDQIRRSETEKAKAEACLQCLRDGGINVDEWVQEAEIMGVQELTRSASSISMRTDASGQGENPSSDSFYDSDKEEAAGGAAAAAAKPKQETQLSRDRTFSDSDEEPEERERAQPSTAAPVPMMAASGGGGGWDDPTEVNWDAEEEDKDDPIVPEPKEAIFKCTALYSYTAQNPDELTIVENEQLEVVGEGDGDGWLRARNYRGEEGYVPHNYLDIEQDAAGGAFNGSSGNQLRSQISFSSVDYTVDNEDQTVDSMQSPDQVSVIMAPQKRVKSDVEWCIALYDYDATAEDELTFEEGDKIKIITKTAHGVDDGWWEGELDGKFGNFPSLVVEECDEMGELLSDGGDESPPPMAPPNFALPPAPALPPEYAQELSDITEDMFASQDTADEDRDSGYIPNGAAAPSMPPPVLIQEPGMEDDLSDDGKSPPSMPPPQLAKGPEGGAANGGATANTLNLGMAQIIVTAATPMVEDGADKSFPPVGESDQSKSPAASDKQQQQPKEQPVVVDKKPDIVPKPTAKVLQQKPQQQQQQSQPATTTTVKEGKVAVDGGGQVGPAVTITLTEYHVSCNAEDQPSSQDATDSASDDVPVLPEAEDPFTEKSNSGASASEGGSNAFEANFEANFDANFDDAFAGGGGGGGGEKSHDLDMNCEAAAEDVIEAPKQVVGGRASIPEELDSNQLARLENLKESNA, via the exons ATGCCACAACAAAGCATGTCTAAAAAAAGT GGTAACTATGTGAAATTCCTCAAGAATTTGCACACGGAGCAGGTGGCCAAGTTGCAGCTAAAGAATCAGCATGAGTGCGATCTACTGGAGGATATACGGCAGTTCACCATTAAGCGATCGGCCATTGAGAAATCATATAGCGAAGGTCTGCTCAAGATCTCGTCGCAGTATCTTAACAAGAAAATCCCAAATATACCCGACATCAAAATGGATGGCATGGAGGAGCGTTG GAATATGTGGAGTGTTTGGCGCACAGTGCTGGAGGAGAATGAAAAGTTGGCTCGTGCTCGACTGGCTGCCATTGAGGTGTTCCAGCAACAGATTGCCGACGAGGCAAAAGTGCTTCGGGATTATAAGCTTGCCATTGCCAAACGTTCCCTTTCGGGCATTGTCAATGTGCAGAAGGAACTGCATTTGAGCGTTGGCGATGTGGACAAGACCAAAAAGTCCTATTTCGATGAGGAGCACTGTGCACACGATGTTCGCGACAAGGCCAAAGATATTGAGGAGAagttgaagaagaagaaaggaTCGTTTTTCCAATCCATCACATCACTGCAAAAGAATAGCGCCAGAGTGACTTCCCGCAAGGAATTACTCGAGGAAAAGTCTTCGGGAGCACGCAATGATTACGTACTTAGTCTAGCTGCGGCCAATGCACATCAGAATCGCTACTTCACCGTCGATTTGCAGACAACGATGACAACCATGGAGAATTATGTATTCGAGCGAGTCGCCGAGTATCTTATGCTAATGGG ACGCACAGAGCTGCTCACCTGCTCGGCCACGCAGAACAGCTTCGGCAAGATACGGGATCAAGCGCAGCAGTTGACGAGGGAGTACAATCTGCAATGCTGCTATCTGTTCTATCCGGTGCTCAAGCAGCACATTCAGTACGACTTTGAGGCATGCGATAATGATCCGGTGCGTAAGGTGACCGCAGAACACGACTCTGCAGCCGAGACGTTGACCAAGGAGGCAAAGAACTTGGCTGGACGTGTGGTCAAGGAGAATGCTTCGATACGGGAGTATGCCAAGAAGTTGGCATTGTGTCAATCACTGAGGGATGCTGGTCAACGCACAGATCCCAACGATCCAAATGGCCCTGATCTAGATACCAAAATCGATGAGTTCCGTGACCAAATCCGTCGCTCCGAGACGGAAAAAGCCAAGGCCGAGGCGTGTCTGCAGTGTCTGCGTGATGGCGGCATCAATGTCGATGAATGGGTGCAGGAGGCAGAGATTATGGGTGTGCAGGAATTGACACGCTCCGCCAGCTCGATTTCCATGCGCACCGATGCTTCCGGACAGGGTGAAAATCCCAGCTCAGATTCGTTCTACGACAGTGACAAAGAGGAGGCAGCTGGtggtgcagctgctgctgctgctaaacCCAAACAGGAGACACAACTGTCACGGGATCGCACCTTCAGTGACAGCGATGAGGAGCCAGAGGAACGCGAACGTGCTCAGCCATCGACTGCGGCACCTGTGCCAATGATGGCGGCCAGCGGAGGCGGCGGTGGATGGGATGATCCAACTGAGGTCAATTGGGATGCCGAGGAGGAGGATAAGGATGATCCCATTGTGCCAGAGCCCAAGGAGGCCATCTTCAAGTGCACAGCTCTCTACAGCTATACG GCACAAAATCCGGATGAGTTGACCATCGTTGAGAATGAACAGCTTGAGGTGGTGGGCGAGGGCGATGGAGACGGTTGGCTGCGTGCCCGCAACTATCGGGGCGAGGAGGGTTATGTGCCACACAATTATCTGGACATTGAGCAGGATGCGGCCGGTGGCGCCTTTAATGGTAGTTCAGGCAATCAATTGCGCTCACAAATCTCATTCTCATCTGTCGATTACACCGTTGACAATGAAGATCAAACGGTGGACTCTATGCAATCACCCGACCAGGTCTCTGTCATAATGGCGCCACAGAAGCGCGTCAAATCCGATGTGGAATGGTGCATTGCGCTCTACGATTACGATGCAACCGCCGAGGATGAGCTGACCTTCGAGGAGGGTGACAAGATCAAGATCATTACAAAGACAGCGCACGGTGTCGACGATGGATGGTGGGAGGGTGAACTGGATGGTAAATTTGGCAATTTCCCATCGCTGGTCGTTGAGGAGTGCGATGAGATGGGCGAGCTGCTCAGCGATGGTGGCGACGAGTCTCCGCCACCGATGGCACCACCCAACTTTGCCTTGCCCCCGGCGCCCGCACTGCCGCCAGAGTACGCACAGGAGCTGTCTGACATAACGGAGGATATGTTTGCCTCACAGGATACAGCTG ATGAGGATAGGGACAGCggttatataccaaatggcgCTGCGGCTCCTAGCATGCCTCCGCCAG TTCTTATACAAGAGCCTGGCATGGAG GACGATTTAAGTGACGATGGGAAATCACCGCCAAGCATGCCGCCCCCACAATTAGCCAAGGGTCCGGAGGGAGGTGCGGCCAATGGCGGCGCCACCGCGAATACTTTGAACTTAGGTATGGCACAAATAATTGTTACCGCTGCAACCCCAATGGTTGAAGACGGTGCCGATAAATCTTTCCCACCAGTAGGAGAGAGTGATCAGTCAAAGTCCCCTGCGGCTAGcgataagcagcagcaacaacccaAAGAGCAGCCCGTGGTCGTGGATAAAAAGCCCGATATTGTGCCGAAGCCAACGGCAAAAGTGTTGCAACaaaagccacagcagcagcagcaacaatctcaaccagcgacaacgacaaccgTAAAAGAAGGTAAAGTTGCTGTCGATGGTGGCGGTCAAGTGGGGCCAGCTGTAACCATAACACTGACAGAGTATCATGTATCCTGTAACGCAGAGGATCAACCGTCTAGCCAGGATGCCACTGACTCGGCCTCCGATGATGTGCCCGTCCTTCCCGAAGCCGAGGATCCCTTCACTGAGAAATCGAATTCTGGCGCTTCGGCATCCGAAGGCGGCAGCAATGCCTTTGAAGCCAACTTTGAGGCCAATTTCGATGCTAATTTCGATGATGCATTTGCcggaggcggtggcggaggTGGAGGCGAGAAGTCTCACGACTTGGATATGAATTGCGAGGCAGCTGCCGAAGATGTCATTGAGGCACCCAAGCAGGTGGTCGGTGGAAGAGCAAGCATACCGGAGGAATTGGACTCCAATCAATTGGCTCGTTTGGAGAATCTAAAAGAATCGAACGCCTAA
- the LOC133840792 gene encoding protein nervous wreck isoform X5 gives MPQQSMSKKSGNYVKFLKNLHTEQVAKLQLKNQHECDLLEDIRQFTIKRSAIEKSYSEGLLKISSQYLNKKIPNIPDIKMDGMEERWNMWSVWRTVLEENEKLARARLAAIEVFQQQIADEAKVLRDYKLAIAKRSLSGIVNVQKELHLSVGDVDKTKKSYFDEEHCAHDVRDKAKDIEEKLKKKKGSFFQSITSLQKNSARVTSRKELLEEKSSGARNDYVLSLAAANAHQNRYFTVDLQTTMTTMENYVFERVAEYLMLMGRTELLTCSATQNSFGKIRDQAQQLTREYNLQCCYLFYPVLKQHIQYDFEACDNDPVRKVTAEHDSAAETLTKEAKNLAGRVVKENASIREYAKKLALCQSLRDAGQRTDPNDPNGPDLDTKIDEFRDQIRRSETEKAKAEACLQCLRDGGINVDEWVQEAEIMGVQELTRSASSISMRTDASGQGENPSSDSFYDSDKEEAAGGAAAAAAKPKQETQLSRDRTFSDSDEEPEERERAQPSTAAPVPMMAASGGGGGWDDPTEVNWDAEEEDKDDPIVPEPKEAIFKCTALYSYTAQNPDELTIVENEQLEVVGEGDGDGWLRARNYRGEEGYVPHNYLDIEQDAAGGAFNGSSGNQLRSQISFSSVDYTVDNEDQTVDSMQSPDQVSVIMAPQKRVKSDVEWCIALYDYDATAEDELTFEEGDKIKIITKTAHGVDDGWWEGELDGKFGNFPSLVVEECDEMGELLSDGGDESPPPMAPPNFALPPAPALPPEYAQELSDITEDMFASQDTADEDRDSGYIPNGAAAPSMPPPVLIQEPGMEDDLSDDGKSPPSMPPPQLAKGPEGGAANGGATANTLNLGESDQSKSPAASDKQQQQPKEQPVVVDKKPDIVPKPTAKVLQQKPQQQQQQSQPATTTTVKEGKVAVDGGGQVGPAVTITLTEYHVSCNAEDQPSSQDATDSASDDVPVLPEAEDPFTEKSNSGASASEGGSNAFEANFEANFDANFDDAFAGGGGGGGGEKSHDLDMNCEAAAEDVIEAPKQVVGGRASIPEELDSNQLARLENLKESNA, from the exons ATGCCACAACAAAGCATGTCTAAAAAAAGT GGTAACTATGTGAAATTCCTCAAGAATTTGCACACGGAGCAGGTGGCCAAGTTGCAGCTAAAGAATCAGCATGAGTGCGATCTACTGGAGGATATACGGCAGTTCACCATTAAGCGATCGGCCATTGAGAAATCATATAGCGAAGGTCTGCTCAAGATCTCGTCGCAGTATCTTAACAAGAAAATCCCAAATATACCCGACATCAAAATGGATGGCATGGAGGAGCGTTG GAATATGTGGAGTGTTTGGCGCACAGTGCTGGAGGAGAATGAAAAGTTGGCTCGTGCTCGACTGGCTGCCATTGAGGTGTTCCAGCAACAGATTGCCGACGAGGCAAAAGTGCTTCGGGATTATAAGCTTGCCATTGCCAAACGTTCCCTTTCGGGCATTGTCAATGTGCAGAAGGAACTGCATTTGAGCGTTGGCGATGTGGACAAGACCAAAAAGTCCTATTTCGATGAGGAGCACTGTGCACACGATGTTCGCGACAAGGCCAAAGATATTGAGGAGAagttgaagaagaagaaaggaTCGTTTTTCCAATCCATCACATCACTGCAAAAGAATAGCGCCAGAGTGACTTCCCGCAAGGAATTACTCGAGGAAAAGTCTTCGGGAGCACGCAATGATTACGTACTTAGTCTAGCTGCGGCCAATGCACATCAGAATCGCTACTTCACCGTCGATTTGCAGACAACGATGACAACCATGGAGAATTATGTATTCGAGCGAGTCGCCGAGTATCTTATGCTAATGGG ACGCACAGAGCTGCTCACCTGCTCGGCCACGCAGAACAGCTTCGGCAAGATACGGGATCAAGCGCAGCAGTTGACGAGGGAGTACAATCTGCAATGCTGCTATCTGTTCTATCCGGTGCTCAAGCAGCACATTCAGTACGACTTTGAGGCATGCGATAATGATCCGGTGCGTAAGGTGACCGCAGAACACGACTCTGCAGCCGAGACGTTGACCAAGGAGGCAAAGAACTTGGCTGGACGTGTGGTCAAGGAGAATGCTTCGATACGGGAGTATGCCAAGAAGTTGGCATTGTGTCAATCACTGAGGGATGCTGGTCAACGCACAGATCCCAACGATCCAAATGGCCCTGATCTAGATACCAAAATCGATGAGTTCCGTGACCAAATCCGTCGCTCCGAGACGGAAAAAGCCAAGGCCGAGGCGTGTCTGCAGTGTCTGCGTGATGGCGGCATCAATGTCGATGAATGGGTGCAGGAGGCAGAGATTATGGGTGTGCAGGAATTGACACGCTCCGCCAGCTCGATTTCCATGCGCACCGATGCTTCCGGACAGGGTGAAAATCCCAGCTCAGATTCGTTCTACGACAGTGACAAAGAGGAGGCAGCTGGtggtgcagctgctgctgctgctaaacCCAAACAGGAGACACAACTGTCACGGGATCGCACCTTCAGTGACAGCGATGAGGAGCCAGAGGAACGCGAACGTGCTCAGCCATCGACTGCGGCACCTGTGCCAATGATGGCGGCCAGCGGAGGCGGCGGTGGATGGGATGATCCAACTGAGGTCAATTGGGATGCCGAGGAGGAGGATAAGGATGATCCCATTGTGCCAGAGCCCAAGGAGGCCATCTTCAAGTGCACAGCTCTCTACAGCTATACG GCACAAAATCCGGATGAGTTGACCATCGTTGAGAATGAACAGCTTGAGGTGGTGGGCGAGGGCGATGGAGACGGTTGGCTGCGTGCCCGCAACTATCGGGGCGAGGAGGGTTATGTGCCACACAATTATCTGGACATTGAGCAGGATGCGGCCGGTGGCGCCTTTAATGGTAGTTCAGGCAATCAATTGCGCTCACAAATCTCATTCTCATCTGTCGATTACACCGTTGACAATGAAGATCAAACGGTGGACTCTATGCAATCACCCGACCAGGTCTCTGTCATAATGGCGCCACAGAAGCGCGTCAAATCCGATGTGGAATGGTGCATTGCGCTCTACGATTACGATGCAACCGCCGAGGATGAGCTGACCTTCGAGGAGGGTGACAAGATCAAGATCATTACAAAGACAGCGCACGGTGTCGACGATGGATGGTGGGAGGGTGAACTGGATGGTAAATTTGGCAATTTCCCATCGCTGGTCGTTGAGGAGTGCGATGAGATGGGCGAGCTGCTCAGCGATGGTGGCGACGAGTCTCCGCCACCGATGGCACCACCCAACTTTGCCTTGCCCCCGGCGCCCGCACTGCCGCCAGAGTACGCACAGGAGCTGTCTGACATAACGGAGGATATGTTTGCCTCACAGGATACAGCTG ATGAGGATAGGGACAGCggttatataccaaatggcgCTGCGGCTCCTAGCATGCCTCCGCCAG TTCTTATACAAGAGCCTGGCATGGAG GACGATTTAAGTGACGATGGGAAATCACCGCCAAGCATGCCGCCCCCACAATTAGCCAAGGGTCCGGAGGGAGGTGCGGCCAATGGCGGCGCCACCGCGAATACTTTGAACTTAG GAGAGAGTGATCAGTCAAAGTCCCCTGCGGCTAGcgataagcagcagcaacaacccaAAGAGCAGCCCGTGGTCGTGGATAAAAAGCCCGATATTGTGCCGAAGCCAACGGCAAAAGTGTTGCAACaaaagccacagcagcagcagcaacaatctcaaccagcgacaacgacaaccgTAAAAGAAGGTAAAGTTGCTGTCGATGGTGGCGGTCAAGTGGGGCCAGCTGTAACCATAACACTGACAGAGTATCATGTATCCTGTAACGCAGAGGATCAACCGTCTAGCCAGGATGCCACTGACTCGGCCTCCGATGATGTGCCCGTCCTTCCCGAAGCCGAGGATCCCTTCACTGAGAAATCGAATTCTGGCGCTTCGGCATCCGAAGGCGGCAGCAATGCCTTTGAAGCCAACTTTGAGGCCAATTTCGATGCTAATTTCGATGATGCATTTGCcggaggcggtggcggaggTGGAGGCGAGAAGTCTCACGACTTGGATATGAATTGCGAGGCAGCTGCCGAAGATGTCATTGAGGCACCCAAGCAGGTGGTCGGTGGAAGAGCAAGCATACCGGAGGAATTGGACTCCAATCAATTGGCTCGTTTGGAGAATCTAAAAGAATCGAACGCCTAA
- the LOC133840792 gene encoding protein nervous wreck isoform X7, with the protein MPQQSMSKKSGNYVKFLKNLHTEQVAKLQLKNQHECDLLEDIRQFTIKRSAIEKSYSEGLLKISSQYLNKKIPNIPDIKMDGMEERWNMWSVWRTVLEENEKLARARLAAIEVFQQQIADEAKVLRDYKLAIAKRSLSGIVNVQKELHLSVGDVDKTKKSYFDEEHCAHDVRDKAKDIEEKLKKKKGSFFQSITSLQKNSARVTSRKELLEEKSSGARNDYVLSLAAANAHQNRYFTVDLQTTMTTMENYVFERVAEYLMLMGRTELLTCSATQNSFGKIRDQAQQLTREYNLQCCYLFYPVLKQHIQYDFEACDNDPVRKVTAEHDSAAETLTKEAKNLAGRVVKENASIREYAKKLALCQSLRDAGQRTDPNDPNGPDLDTKIDEFRDQIRRSETEKAKAEACLQCLRDGGINVDEWVQEAEIMGVQELTRSASSISMRTDASGQGENPSSDSFYDSDKEEAAGGAAAAAAKPKQETQLSRDRTFSDSDEEPEERERAQPSTAAPVPMMAASGGGGGWDDPTEVNWDAEEEDKDDPIVPEPKEAIFKCTALYSYTAQNPDELTIVENEQLEVVGEGDGDGWLRARNYRGEEGYVPHNYLDIEQDAAGGAFNGSSGNQLRSQISFSSVDYTVDNEDQTVDSMQSPDQVSVIMAPQKRVKSDVEWCIALYDYDATAEDELTFEEGDKIKIITKTAHGVDDGWWEGELDGKFGNFPSLVVEECDEMGELLSDGGDESPPPMAPPNFALPPAPALPPEYAQELSDITEDMFASQDTADEDRDSGYIPNGAAAPSMPPPVLIQEPGMEDDLSDDGKSPPSMPPPQLAKGPEGGAANGGATANTLNLGMAQIIVTAATPMVEDGADKSFPPVGESDQSKSPAASDKQQQQPKEQPVVVDKKPDIVPKPTAKVLQQKPQQQQQQSQPATTTTVKEEDQPSSQDATDSASDDVPVLPEAEDPFTEKSNSGASASEGGSNAFEANFEANFDANFDDAFAGGGGGGGGEKSHDLDMNCEAAAEDVIEAPKQVVGGRASIPEELDSNQLARLENLKESNA; encoded by the exons ATGCCACAACAAAGCATGTCTAAAAAAAGT GGTAACTATGTGAAATTCCTCAAGAATTTGCACACGGAGCAGGTGGCCAAGTTGCAGCTAAAGAATCAGCATGAGTGCGATCTACTGGAGGATATACGGCAGTTCACCATTAAGCGATCGGCCATTGAGAAATCATATAGCGAAGGTCTGCTCAAGATCTCGTCGCAGTATCTTAACAAGAAAATCCCAAATATACCCGACATCAAAATGGATGGCATGGAGGAGCGTTG GAATATGTGGAGTGTTTGGCGCACAGTGCTGGAGGAGAATGAAAAGTTGGCTCGTGCTCGACTGGCTGCCATTGAGGTGTTCCAGCAACAGATTGCCGACGAGGCAAAAGTGCTTCGGGATTATAAGCTTGCCATTGCCAAACGTTCCCTTTCGGGCATTGTCAATGTGCAGAAGGAACTGCATTTGAGCGTTGGCGATGTGGACAAGACCAAAAAGTCCTATTTCGATGAGGAGCACTGTGCACACGATGTTCGCGACAAGGCCAAAGATATTGAGGAGAagttgaagaagaagaaaggaTCGTTTTTCCAATCCATCACATCACTGCAAAAGAATAGCGCCAGAGTGACTTCCCGCAAGGAATTACTCGAGGAAAAGTCTTCGGGAGCACGCAATGATTACGTACTTAGTCTAGCTGCGGCCAATGCACATCAGAATCGCTACTTCACCGTCGATTTGCAGACAACGATGACAACCATGGAGAATTATGTATTCGAGCGAGTCGCCGAGTATCTTATGCTAATGGG ACGCACAGAGCTGCTCACCTGCTCGGCCACGCAGAACAGCTTCGGCAAGATACGGGATCAAGCGCAGCAGTTGACGAGGGAGTACAATCTGCAATGCTGCTATCTGTTCTATCCGGTGCTCAAGCAGCACATTCAGTACGACTTTGAGGCATGCGATAATGATCCGGTGCGTAAGGTGACCGCAGAACACGACTCTGCAGCCGAGACGTTGACCAAGGAGGCAAAGAACTTGGCTGGACGTGTGGTCAAGGAGAATGCTTCGATACGGGAGTATGCCAAGAAGTTGGCATTGTGTCAATCACTGAGGGATGCTGGTCAACGCACAGATCCCAACGATCCAAATGGCCCTGATCTAGATACCAAAATCGATGAGTTCCGTGACCAAATCCGTCGCTCCGAGACGGAAAAAGCCAAGGCCGAGGCGTGTCTGCAGTGTCTGCGTGATGGCGGCATCAATGTCGATGAATGGGTGCAGGAGGCAGAGATTATGGGTGTGCAGGAATTGACACGCTCCGCCAGCTCGATTTCCATGCGCACCGATGCTTCCGGACAGGGTGAAAATCCCAGCTCAGATTCGTTCTACGACAGTGACAAAGAGGAGGCAGCTGGtggtgcagctgctgctgctgctaaacCCAAACAGGAGACACAACTGTCACGGGATCGCACCTTCAGTGACAGCGATGAGGAGCCAGAGGAACGCGAACGTGCTCAGCCATCGACTGCGGCACCTGTGCCAATGATGGCGGCCAGCGGAGGCGGCGGTGGATGGGATGATCCAACTGAGGTCAATTGGGATGCCGAGGAGGAGGATAAGGATGATCCCATTGTGCCAGAGCCCAAGGAGGCCATCTTCAAGTGCACAGCTCTCTACAGCTATACG GCACAAAATCCGGATGAGTTGACCATCGTTGAGAATGAACAGCTTGAGGTGGTGGGCGAGGGCGATGGAGACGGTTGGCTGCGTGCCCGCAACTATCGGGGCGAGGAGGGTTATGTGCCACACAATTATCTGGACATTGAGCAGGATGCGGCCGGTGGCGCCTTTAATGGTAGTTCAGGCAATCAATTGCGCTCACAAATCTCATTCTCATCTGTCGATTACACCGTTGACAATGAAGATCAAACGGTGGACTCTATGCAATCACCCGACCAGGTCTCTGTCATAATGGCGCCACAGAAGCGCGTCAAATCCGATGTGGAATGGTGCATTGCGCTCTACGATTACGATGCAACCGCCGAGGATGAGCTGACCTTCGAGGAGGGTGACAAGATCAAGATCATTACAAAGACAGCGCACGGTGTCGACGATGGATGGTGGGAGGGTGAACTGGATGGTAAATTTGGCAATTTCCCATCGCTGGTCGTTGAGGAGTGCGATGAGATGGGCGAGCTGCTCAGCGATGGTGGCGACGAGTCTCCGCCACCGATGGCACCACCCAACTTTGCCTTGCCCCCGGCGCCCGCACTGCCGCCAGAGTACGCACAGGAGCTGTCTGACATAACGGAGGATATGTTTGCCTCACAGGATACAGCTG ATGAGGATAGGGACAGCggttatataccaaatggcgCTGCGGCTCCTAGCATGCCTCCGCCAG TTCTTATACAAGAGCCTGGCATGGAG GACGATTTAAGTGACGATGGGAAATCACCGCCAAGCATGCCGCCCCCACAATTAGCCAAGGGTCCGGAGGGAGGTGCGGCCAATGGCGGCGCCACCGCGAATACTTTGAACTTAGGTATGGCACAAATAATTGTTACCGCTGCAACCCCAATGGTTGAAGACGGTGCCGATAAATCTTTCCCACCAGTAGGAGAGAGTGATCAGTCAAAGTCCCCTGCGGCTAGcgataagcagcagcaacaacccaAAGAGCAGCCCGTGGTCGTGGATAAAAAGCCCGATATTGTGCCGAAGCCAACGGCAAAAGTGTTGCAACaaaagccacagcagcagcagcaacaatctcaaccagcgacaacgacaaccgTAAAAGAAG AGGATCAACCGTCTAGCCAGGATGCCACTGACTCGGCCTCCGATGATGTGCCCGTCCTTCCCGAAGCCGAGGATCCCTTCACTGAGAAATCGAATTCTGGCGCTTCGGCATCCGAAGGCGGCAGCAATGCCTTTGAAGCCAACTTTGAGGCCAATTTCGATGCTAATTTCGATGATGCATTTGCcggaggcggtggcggaggTGGAGGCGAGAAGTCTCACGACTTGGATATGAATTGCGAGGCAGCTGCCGAAGATGTCATTGAGGCACCCAAGCAGGTGGTCGGTGGAAGAGCAAGCATACCGGAGGAATTGGACTCCAATCAATTGGCTCGTTTGGAGAATCTAAAAGAATCGAACGCCTAA